One part of the Salmo salar chromosome ssa28, Ssal_v3.1, whole genome shotgun sequence genome encodes these proteins:
- the sgca gene encoding alpha-sarcoglycan isoform X2, with translation MADWTGWRFILTVCVTSVLVVEADITAHTPVGQLFVFELQRETFQNDFEPFLKHYGRVYNDPMLFKCNMQSFPDLPGWLRFTQRHHYDNGFLYGTPLAQGKSMIEITVTNKRSYDTFRDRLIITIDPPAKRMPYQAEFFIPLREIEKVLPSTVQIEIRQDMMRMWKTDRLDFVNITSALDRGGRVPLPLAGHYEGVYVKVGSDQYFSECLLTLQTAEHRRQCEAGGKAKIPGDCKVCSYPGNCVTWCKSTLIDLSRPVIPPPAPTMGPGILDAGGVYEPPESPPPRDFLPDYIVTVIVPLALAIILCLLLAYIMCCRREGVERRDGKTPDIQLYHRHTIHGNTSELRSMAGCRGVPPPLSTLSMFNARTGETAPPFQTDSPSIPLILAQQEINTDTLPRK, from the exons ATGGCAGACTGGACAGGCTGGAGATTTATTTTAACAG TGTGTGTGACCAGTGTACTGGTGGTCGAGGCAGACATCACTGCTCATACCCCTGTGGGACAGCTGTTTGTGTTCGAGCTGCAGAGAGAGACCTTCCAGAATGATTTTGAACCCTTCCTGAAACACTATG GGCGGGTCTACAATGATCCCATGCTGTTTAAGTGCAACATGCAGTCCTTCCCGGACCTGCCTGGCTGGCTTCGATTTACCCAGAGGCACCACTATGATAACGGCTTCCTCTACGGCACCCCACTGGCCCAGGGAAAGAGTATGATAGAG ATCACAGTGACTAACAAACGGAGCTATGACACATTCAGAGACAGACTGATCATAACGATTGACCCTCCAG CAAAGAGAATGCCCTACCAGGCTGAGTTCTTCATCCCACTGAGGGAGATTGAGAAGGTGCTGCCCTCTACAGTTCAGATAGAGATCAGGCAGGATATGATGAGGATGTggaagacagacaggctggaCTTTGTCAACATCACGTCTGCGTTGGACCGAGGTGGCCGTGTCCCTCTGCCTCTGGCTGGACACTACGAAGG GGTGTATGTGAAGGTGGGTTCAGACCAGTACTTCTCTGAGTGCTTGTTGACGCTCCAGACTGCTGAACACAGGAGACAGTGTGAAGCCGGGGGCAAGGCCAAGATCCCTGGGGACTGCAAGGTCTGCTCCTACCCAGGCAACTGTGTCACCTGGTGCAAGTCCACACTG ATTGATCTGTCCAGACCAGTGATCCCCCCTCCTGCCCCCACAATGGGCCCAGGGATCCTGGATGCTGGGGGGGTCTATGAACCTCCTGAGTCCCCCCCTCCCAGAGACTTCCTGCCAGACTACATTGTGACTGTGATCGTCCCCCTGGCTCTGGCCATCATCCTGTGTCTCCTATTGGCCTACATCATGTGCTGCAGACGAGAGGGAGT TGAGAGAAGAGATGGAAAGACACCAGA TATCCAGCTCTACCACCGCCACACCATCCATGGTAACACCAGTGAGCTGCGGAGCATGGCTGGGTGTCGtggggtccctcctcccctctccacgcTGTCCATGTTCAACGCTCGCACCGGGGAGACGGCTCCACCGTTCCAGACTGACAGCCCCAGCATCCCCCTCATCCTGGCCCAGCA GGAAAtcaacactgacacactacccAG GAAATGA
- the sgca gene encoding alpha-sarcoglycan isoform X1: MADWTGWRFILTVCVTSVLVVEADITAHTPVGQLFVFELQRETFQNDFEPFLKHYAGRVYNDPMLFKCNMQSFPDLPGWLRFTQRHHYDNGFLYGTPLAQGKSMIEITVTNKRSYDTFRDRLIITIDPPAKRMPYQAEFFIPLREIEKVLPSTVQIEIRQDMMRMWKTDRLDFVNITSALDRGGRVPLPLAGHYEGVYVKVGSDQYFSECLLTLQTAEHRRQCEAGGKAKIPGDCKVCSYPGNCVTWCKSTLIDLSRPVIPPPAPTMGPGILDAGGVYEPPESPPPRDFLPDYIVTVIVPLALAIILCLLLAYIMCCRREGVERRDGKTPDIQLYHRHTIHGNTSELRSMAGCRGVPPPLSTLSMFNARTGETAPPFQTDSPSIPLILAQQEINTDTLPRK, from the exons ATGGCAGACTGGACAGGCTGGAGATTTATTTTAACAG TGTGTGTGACCAGTGTACTGGTGGTCGAGGCAGACATCACTGCTCATACCCCTGTGGGACAGCTGTTTGTGTTCGAGCTGCAGAGAGAGACCTTCCAGAATGATTTTGAACCCTTCCTGAAACACTATG CAGGGCGGGTCTACAATGATCCCATGCTGTTTAAGTGCAACATGCAGTCCTTCCCGGACCTGCCTGGCTGGCTTCGATTTACCCAGAGGCACCACTATGATAACGGCTTCCTCTACGGCACCCCACTGGCCCAGGGAAAGAGTATGATAGAG ATCACAGTGACTAACAAACGGAGCTATGACACATTCAGAGACAGACTGATCATAACGATTGACCCTCCAG CAAAGAGAATGCCCTACCAGGCTGAGTTCTTCATCCCACTGAGGGAGATTGAGAAGGTGCTGCCCTCTACAGTTCAGATAGAGATCAGGCAGGATATGATGAGGATGTggaagacagacaggctggaCTTTGTCAACATCACGTCTGCGTTGGACCGAGGTGGCCGTGTCCCTCTGCCTCTGGCTGGACACTACGAAGG GGTGTATGTGAAGGTGGGTTCAGACCAGTACTTCTCTGAGTGCTTGTTGACGCTCCAGACTGCTGAACACAGGAGACAGTGTGAAGCCGGGGGCAAGGCCAAGATCCCTGGGGACTGCAAGGTCTGCTCCTACCCAGGCAACTGTGTCACCTGGTGCAAGTCCACACTG ATTGATCTGTCCAGACCAGTGATCCCCCCTCCTGCCCCCACAATGGGCCCAGGGATCCTGGATGCTGGGGGGGTCTATGAACCTCCTGAGTCCCCCCCTCCCAGAGACTTCCTGCCAGACTACATTGTGACTGTGATCGTCCCCCTGGCTCTGGCCATCATCCTGTGTCTCCTATTGGCCTACATCATGTGCTGCAGACGAGAGGGAGT TGAGAGAAGAGATGGAAAGACACCAGA TATCCAGCTCTACCACCGCCACACCATCCATGGTAACACCAGTGAGCTGCGGAGCATGGCTGGGTGTCGtggggtccctcctcccctctccacgcTGTCCATGTTCAACGCTCGCACCGGGGAGACGGCTCCACCGTTCCAGACTGACAGCCCCAGCATCCCCCTCATCCTGGCCCAGCA GGAAAtcaacactgacacactacccAG GAAATGA